In Opitutaceae bacterium TAV5, one genomic interval encodes:
- a CDS encoding anchor protein, translating to MTTKTKTKHGSLLRRALPLLVLALSVSTPAGAWTQWKNPDRGNWDDPANWSNGVPGPAEDNVNISMGTAVMTNQTVTTLKVEGSVCLGVSGGLELHNSTLNAYGLHTFSGGTITLYSGSVLNTDILQVSEYGGGTFSLLGSSSLRASDKFQQNQEGILTLDLTGWRGSTAALITAETTLLNGGTLNLLSLESLRQDDRLVLIDSSKLNTGHWQTLKIGDEVQTLTSTGEYTWQFAYDGGQYQLDYNYGTYDVTLSVLMAPRSISVPEPATYAAVAGLALLALAAVRRYRGVRRGA from the coding sequence ATGACTACAAAAACGAAAACCAAACACGGCAGCCTGCTACGGCGAGCCCTGCCCCTCCTCGTGCTGGCGCTGTCTGTTTCCACCCCCGCCGGAGCCTGGACCCAGTGGAAAAACCCTGACCGCGGCAACTGGGACGACCCCGCCAACTGGAGCAATGGCGTGCCCGGACCTGCCGAAGACAACGTGAATATCTCCATGGGCACCGCCGTCATGACGAACCAAACCGTCACCACCCTCAAGGTTGAGGGTTCCGTTTGTCTTGGCGTGAGTGGCGGTCTGGAACTCCATAACTCCACCCTGAACGCTTATGGCCTGCACACCTTTTCGGGAGGCACGATCACGCTCTACTCCGGGTCCGTGCTGAATACGGATATTCTCCAGGTCAGCGAATATGGCGGAGGGACGTTTTCCCTGCTGGGGTCATCCAGTCTGCGTGCCTCCGATAAATTCCAGCAAAATCAGGAAGGCATCCTCACGCTCGATCTGACCGGCTGGCGCGGCAGCACCGCTGCCCTCATCACAGCGGAAACGACCCTCCTGAACGGCGGCACGCTCAACCTGCTCTCGCTGGAAAGCCTCCGGCAGGACGACAGGCTGGTGCTGATCGACAGCAGCAAGCTCAACACGGGCCACTGGCAGACGCTGAAGATCGGTGACGAGGTGCAAACCTTGACTAGTACAGGCGAATACACCTGGCAGTTCGCCTACGATGGCGGGCAGTATCAACTCGATTATAACTACGGCACGTATGACGTAACCCTCTCCGTCCTCATGGCGCCGCGCTCCATTTCCGTGCCCGAGCCCGCCACGTATGCGGCGGTGGCCGGTCTGGCGCTGCTGGCCCTTGCCGCCGTGCGCCGTTATCGCGGCGTGCGCAGAGGTGCATGA